In one Haloplanus salinus genomic region, the following are encoded:
- a CDS encoding DUF5781 family protein, which yields MDVRVQGGASPDPFLGAADLLATEHDLDRPVHVRVRNDPDERTWAAHYDDYHVLNISRQAATSAMARELALHELAHMARHEQGHASHTQSTDEALFLALSGRTVERRKLAHCYQIANHMRDIYADDITLDVAPAAKLVQFLESKLAAAVADAPGPTETRPTGAGPARDGADPDITAVNAAFALGLVERHGLVDADHRLYDLARAAAADAPAVGVDGFKHRFRSLVDDPTESDFRRDLVSVTKEYALDGGQAAD from the coding sequence ATGGACGTACGCGTACAGGGTGGCGCCTCGCCGGATCCGTTTCTCGGTGCCGCCGATCTGCTGGCGACGGAACACGACCTCGACCGCCCGGTCCACGTGCGGGTCCGAAACGACCCCGACGAGCGAACCTGGGCTGCACACTACGACGACTACCACGTCCTCAACATCTCCCGACAGGCCGCCACGAGCGCGATGGCCCGCGAACTCGCCCTCCACGAACTCGCACACATGGCCCGCCACGAACAGGGCCACGCCTCCCACACGCAGTCGACCGACGAAGCGCTCTTTCTCGCCCTCTCCGGGCGGACCGTCGAGCGGCGCAAGCTCGCCCACTGCTATCAGATCGCCAACCACATGCGCGACATCTACGCCGACGACATCACCCTCGACGTCGCGCCCGCGGCGAAGCTGGTGCAGTTCCTCGAATCCAAACTCGCGGCCGCCGTCGCCGACGCCCCCGGCCCGACCGAAACGCGGCCGACCGGCGCCGGACCGGCCCGCGACGGCGCCGACCCGGACATCACCGCCGTCAACGCCGCCTTCGCGCTCGGCCTCGTCGAGCGCCACGGCCTCGTCGACGCCGACCACCGCCTCTACGACCTCGCCCGCGCCGCCGCCGCCGACGCCCCCGCCGTCGGCGTCGACGGCTTCAAACATCGCTTCCGGAGCCTCGTCGACGACCCCACCGAGAGCGACTTCCGGCGCGACCTGGTGTCCGTCACCAAGGAGTACGCGCTCGACGGGGGACAGGCGGCGGACTGA
- a CDS encoding sensor histidine kinase translates to MSAPLARIDRALVRMFEAGPTDGSRRRERLARFGACIAISSTGVSLVIPNVAPYLVSGQPPVALWLAALGVAVCLGLAAAGVRLYRSGFSTPNAVRIAVWNFLGLVVLGAVLLSHGAYRGALGTVTTADALAAGNVLAISAAAHVIIGVHDARRVRAEQLAHEREKFAVLSRVLRHNLRNDATVLIGQSERLASELDDDDAALASSAELLYDRSRDVGDLATKTKAMVEALDRRSTPNARLNVHDVVADAVDGVRADADGVDVSVDVPRNLWIWADDSIGTALAELVENAVEHGGSDIRVEATDDGGRVDVRVVDDGPGIPTDERAILSGDEEITQLTHGSGLGLWVARSVAEAADGELTFDTDGERTVVRLAHDRAEPPVEASGDTPSATPTAA, encoded by the coding sequence ATGTCAGCCCCTCTCGCGCGGATCGATCGGGCGCTCGTCCGGATGTTCGAGGCTGGACCGACCGACGGGAGCCGTCGTCGGGAACGTCTCGCCAGGTTCGGCGCGTGCATCGCGATCAGTTCGACCGGCGTCTCCCTCGTGATCCCCAACGTGGCCCCGTATCTGGTGTCCGGCCAGCCGCCCGTCGCGCTTTGGCTGGCCGCGCTCGGGGTGGCCGTCTGTCTCGGCCTGGCCGCCGCCGGCGTCCGCCTGTATCGGAGCGGGTTCTCCACCCCGAACGCCGTGCGGATCGCCGTCTGGAACTTCCTCGGCCTCGTCGTCCTCGGCGCCGTCCTCCTCTCTCACGGCGCCTACCGGGGTGCGCTCGGGACGGTGACGACGGCCGACGCGCTGGCGGCGGGGAACGTCCTCGCTATCAGCGCGGCCGCCCACGTCATCATCGGCGTCCACGACGCCCGGCGGGTGCGCGCGGAGCAACTGGCCCACGAGCGCGAGAAGTTCGCCGTGCTCAGTCGCGTCCTCAGACACAACCTCCGGAACGACGCGACGGTGTTGATCGGGCAGTCCGAACGGCTGGCGTCGGAACTCGACGACGACGACGCCGCGCTGGCGTCGTCGGCGGAACTCCTCTACGACCGGTCGCGGGACGTCGGCGACCTCGCGACCAAAACCAAGGCGATGGTCGAAGCGCTGGATCGGCGCTCGACGCCGAACGCCCGGCTGAACGTCCACGACGTCGTCGCCGACGCCGTCGACGGCGTTCGGGCGGACGCGGACGGCGTGGACGTCTCGGTCGACGTTCCACGGAACCTGTGGATCTGGGCGGACGATAGCATCGGGACGGCCCTGGCCGAACTGGTCGAGAACGCGGTCGAACACGGTGGCTCGGACATTCGCGTCGAGGCGACCGACGACGGCGGACGGGTCGACGTCCGCGTCGTGGACGACGGCCCGGGTATCCCGACCGACGAGCGGGCCATCCTCTCGGGCGACGAGGAGATAACACAGCTTACACACGGTAGCGGCCTCGGGCTCTGGGTCGCACGCTCCGTCGCGGAGGCGGCGGACGGCGAGTTGACGTTCGACACCGACGGCGAGCGGACGGTCGTCCGCCTCGCGCACGACCGGGCCGAGCCGCCGGTCGAGGCTTCGGGCGACACCCCCTCGGCAACCCCCACGGCGGCGTAG
- a CDS encoding iron-containing alcohol dehydrogenase: MSMGSLTESHSIRSPDHVEYGAGAVDALEAFATERGLDSALIVTDEFLADSGVIDAPVARLDAAGVDVAVYDGVAPEPKLSMVEAAADRVADRDVVVGVGGGSSMDTAKLAAALAEHGGPVRDMLGMDNVPGETGPLALVPTTAGTGSEVTHIGVFADEREGGVKKVVFSPHLFADLAAVDPDLTATLPPGVAAATGLDALTHAVESYVTLLRTPYTDTLARRAVELVAENLRPAVTQGPENDAARANMSLAATLAGQAFVNSGLGAVHALTYPLGMEAELGHGLANGVLLPHVMRYNVPAEVDRFADVAELLGEERRPGESDRAFADRSVEAVFDLLEDVDVPTNVAAYGDFDRGTFAEFADVAFEHSEHNIERNPRHMDREDVIGVFEAAVEGR, encoded by the coding sequence ATGTCAATGGGTTCGCTCACCGAATCCCACTCGATCCGGAGTCCCGACCACGTCGAGTACGGCGCGGGCGCCGTCGACGCCCTCGAGGCCTTCGCGACGGAGCGGGGACTCGACTCGGCGCTGATCGTCACCGACGAGTTCCTGGCCGACAGCGGCGTCATCGACGCACCGGTCGCCCGCCTCGACGCCGCGGGCGTCGACGTGGCGGTGTACGACGGCGTGGCGCCCGAACCGAAGCTATCGATGGTCGAGGCGGCGGCCGACCGCGTGGCTGACCGCGACGTGGTCGTCGGCGTCGGCGGCGGGAGTTCGATGGACACCGCGAAGCTCGCGGCGGCGCTCGCCGAACACGGCGGCCCGGTCCGTGACATGCTCGGAATGGACAACGTCCCGGGCGAGACGGGACCGCTGGCGCTCGTCCCGACGACGGCGGGGACGGGTAGCGAGGTGACCCACATCGGCGTCTTCGCCGACGAACGCGAGGGCGGCGTGAAGAAGGTGGTCTTCTCGCCACATCTGTTCGCGGACCTCGCGGCGGTCGATCCGGACCTGACGGCGACGTTGCCGCCGGGCGTCGCGGCGGCGACGGGACTCGACGCGCTCACGCACGCCGTAGAGAGCTACGTCACGCTTTTGCGGACGCCGTACACCGACACGCTGGCACGGCGGGCGGTCGAACTCGTCGCGGAGAACCTGCGGCCGGCGGTGACGCAGGGTCCCGAGAACGACGCGGCGCGGGCGAACATGAGCCTCGCCGCCACCCTGGCCGGACAGGCGTTCGTCAACTCCGGGCTGGGCGCCGTCCACGCCCTCACCTACCCGCTCGGGATGGAAGCCGAACTGGGACATGGGCTGGCGAACGGCGTCCTCCTCCCGCACGTGATGCGGTACAACGTGCCCGCGGAGGTCGACCGGTTCGCGGACGTAGCCGAACTGCTCGGCGAGGAACGGCGACCCGGCGAGTCGGATCGGGCGTTCGCGGACCGGAGCGTCGAGGCGGTCTTCGACCTGCTGGAGGACGTGGACGTGCCGACGAACGTCGCGGCGTACGGCGACTTCGATCGGGGGACGTTCGCGGAGTTCGCGGACGTGGCGTTCGAACACTCCGAGCACAACATCGAGCGCAACCCTCGGCATATGGACCGCGAGGACGTGATCGGGGTGTTCGAGGCGGCGGTCGAGGGGCGGTGA
- a CDS encoding DNA-directed RNA polymerase subunit A'' produces the protein MTDYEHVTEDIEAVVEDTELPRRLKTQIYETIEDRGTVTVEQANEIAQATESRYVDTRVDPLDPVGTVSAQSIGEPGTQMSIPGDERVLVRRDGETDVAEIGAVVDDLLDTRESRTMGDHEVARAPEGVEVLSLRADERVEWKPLAEVSRHDAPDELLRFDLESGRTIRATRAHSFVTRRDNEVVPVAGDDLDEDDWLPVVRSFDGDGPETVDLREYLPADDYWFTSTLADGGTATAADQPGGTEQIRNKRRALDEGTLEDGAAYPVQGTTGLPEQFPLDEETGFLVGAVLAEGNVTDYYVSVSNADPAFRERVRAVAARFDLSTNEYENASGFATGHDLRINGKVLAEFIGEACYADGAKVVPSFAFGAPRPFVRGLLAGYVGGDGNVADRAIRASSRSERLVEGIALLLPRFDVYATLGEQDGSRTLRIPAKYVPRFHDRIGLVGERGADLAAAADAIDPDGPDATDQIPNFGDALDAVAADAGIPARQTNSASRRQRIGRNRLARVVAEVADRTEERSPELDALDRAVNGDVVWERIESVERIAPPDEYVYDFSVHGLETFTTAQGVVTHNTMNTFHYAGVAEIDVTQGLPRLIELVDARKTPDTPMMTVYLDEEYATDRERAHEVVWSIESTKILSLGDVSTNVADMLVQVDLNDETLLERWPTVGDTGEIAAEIAETIEDALGVQTRRSGTLIEFGPSEPSYRELLQLVEELRDVVFKGIEEVSRVVIRKETLEDGEEFVLYTEGSAFGDVIEIEGVDASRTTCNNIHEIYRQLGVEAAREAIINETMDTLEEQGLDDVNVRHLMLVADIMTNRGTIESIGRHGISGSKESVLARAAFEVTVNHLLDAAIHGERDRLDGVIENVIVGKPVAIGTGDVDLRMGSFSAQPSDD, from the coding sequence ATGACTGACTACGAACACGTCACCGAGGACATCGAGGCGGTCGTCGAGGACACCGAGTTACCCCGACGGCTCAAGACCCAGATCTACGAGACGATCGAGGACCGCGGGACGGTCACGGTCGAGCAGGCCAACGAAATCGCGCAGGCGACCGAGTCGCGCTACGTCGATACGCGGGTCGATCCGCTCGACCCCGTCGGTACGGTGTCGGCACAGTCCATCGGCGAACCCGGAACGCAGATGTCGATCCCGGGTGACGAACGGGTGCTCGTCCGGCGGGACGGCGAGACCGACGTCGCGGAAATCGGGGCCGTCGTCGACGACCTTCTCGATACCCGCGAGTCACGGACGATGGGTGATCACGAGGTGGCTCGCGCGCCCGAGGGTGTCGAGGTGCTCTCGCTCCGCGCCGACGAGCGAGTCGAGTGGAAGCCGCTGGCGGAGGTGAGCCGCCACGACGCACCCGACGAACTCCTGCGCTTCGACCTCGAATCCGGTCGGACGATCCGGGCGACGAGGGCTCACTCCTTCGTCACCCGCCGCGACAACGAGGTCGTCCCCGTGGCTGGCGACGACTTGGACGAGGACGACTGGCTCCCGGTCGTTCGATCCTTCGACGGCGACGGGCCGGAGACGGTCGACCTTCGGGAGTACCTGCCGGCCGACGACTACTGGTTCACGTCCACGCTCGCCGACGGCGGCACCGCTACCGCGGCCGACCAGCCGGGTGGGACGGAGCAGATCCGGAACAAGCGCCGGGCACTCGACGAGGGAACGCTCGAGGACGGTGCCGCGTACCCGGTGCAGGGAACGACCGGTCTCCCGGAGCAGTTCCCGCTCGACGAGGAGACCGGATTCCTCGTCGGCGCCGTCCTCGCCGAGGGGAACGTCACGGACTACTACGTCTCGGTTTCGAACGCCGATCCGGCGTTCCGGGAGCGCGTCCGTGCCGTCGCCGCCCGCTTCGATCTCTCCACTAACGAGTACGAGAACGCCAGCGGATTCGCAACGGGGCACGACCTGCGGATCAACGGCAAGGTCCTCGCGGAGTTCATCGGCGAGGCCTGCTACGCGGACGGCGCGAAGGTCGTCCCGTCGTTCGCGTTCGGGGCGCCCCGGCCGTTCGTTCGTGGCCTCCTCGCGGGCTACGTCGGCGGCGACGGCAACGTCGCGGACCGCGCCATCCGGGCGAGTTCGCGCTCGGAACGGCTCGTCGAAGGGATCGCGCTTCTGCTCCCTCGGTTCGACGTGTACGCGACGCTCGGCGAGCAGGACGGGTCCCGAACGCTCCGGATTCCGGCCAAGTACGTCCCGCGGTTCCACGACCGGATCGGACTGGTCGGCGAACGCGGCGCCGACCTCGCCGCCGCGGCCGACGCCATCGACCCCGACGGCCCGGACGCGACGGACCAGATTCCGAACTTCGGGGACGCACTCGACGCCGTCGCGGCGGATGCCGGGATTCCCGCTCGGCAGACGAACAGCGCCAGCCGCCGGCAGCGGATCGGACGCAATCGGCTGGCGCGGGTCGTCGCCGAGGTGGCCGACCGAACCGAGGAGCGCTCGCCCGAACTCGACGCGCTCGACCGCGCGGTAAACGGCGACGTGGTCTGGGAGCGCATCGAATCCGTCGAGCGAATCGCCCCGCCCGACGAGTACGTCTACGACTTCTCCGTGCACGGACTGGAGACGTTCACAACCGCGCAGGGCGTCGTGACGCACAACACGATGAACACGTTCCACTACGCGGGCGTCGCGGAGATCGACGTGACCCAGGGGCTCCCCCGCCTCATCGAACTCGTCGACGCGCGGAAGACCCCGGACACGCCGATGATGACGGTGTATCTCGACGAGGAGTACGCGACCGACCGCGAACGCGCCCACGAGGTCGTGTGGTCGATCGAGTCGACCAAGATCCTCTCGCTGGGCGACGTGTCGACGAACGTCGCGGACATGCTGGTGCAGGTCGACCTCAACGACGAGACGCTGTTGGAGCGGTGGCCGACGGTCGGCGACACCGGCGAAATCGCGGCAGAGATCGCCGAAACTATCGAGGACGCACTCGGCGTCCAGACCCGCCGCTCGGGGACGCTCATCGAGTTCGGTCCCTCGGAGCCGAGCTACCGCGAACTCCTCCAACTGGTCGAGGAGCTGCGCGACGTGGTGTTCAAGGGGATCGAGGAGGTGTCCCGCGTCGTCATCCGCAAGGAGACCTTGGAGGACGGCGAGGAGTTCGTCCTCTACACCGAAGGATCGGCCTTCGGCGACGTCATCGAGATCGAGGGCGTCGACGCCTCGCGGACGACGTGTAACAATATCCACGAAATCTACCGCCAACTCGGCGTCGAAGCGGCCCGTGAGGCCATCATCAACGAGACGATGGACACGCTCGAAGAGCAGGGCCTCGACGACGTGAACGTCCGTCATCTGATGCTCGTGGCCGACATCATGACCAACCGCGGTACCATCGAGTCCATCGGCCGCCACGGCATCTCGGGATCGAAGGAGTCGGTGCTCGCTCGCGCCGCGTTCGAGGTGACGGTCAATCACCTGCTCGACGCGGCGATCCACGGCGAGCGCGACCGTCTCGACGGCGTCATCGAGAACGTCATCGTCGGCAAGCCGGTCGCCATCGGCACCGGCGACGTGGACCTACGGATGGGGTCGTTCAGCGCGCAGCCCTCGGACGACTAA
- a CDS encoding elongation factor EF-2: MGRRKKIVQECERLMDKPENIRNIAIAAHVDHGKTTLTDNLLAGAGMISQDTAGQQLAMDTEEDEQERGITIDAANVSMTHEYEGKNHLINLIDTPGHVDFGGDVTRAMRAVDGALVVVDAVEGAMPQTETVLRQALREGVKPTLFINKVDRLISELQEGPQEMQERLLSVIHDVNELIRGMTEEMDDIDDDWTVGVEDGTVGFGSALYKWGVSMPSMQRTGMDFGDIIELERADKRQELHERTPLSDVVLDMVCEHFPNPLDAQPRRIPRIWRGDDSSDIAESMRLVDENGDLVLMVTDIGIDPHAGEIAAGRVFSGTIEKGQELYVSGTAGKNRVQSVGIYMGGEREEVEHVPAGNIAAVTGLKDAIAGSTVSSVEMTPFESIEHISEPVITKSVEARNMDDLPKLIETLQQVAKEDPTIQIEINEETGEHLISGQGELHLEVIGQRIERNQGIPINTGEPIVVFRESPQEASGEVEGVSPNRHNKFYITVEPLSDDIVEEIQLGNVSMDMPELERREALQEAGMDKDTSQNVEHIHGTNILIDDTKGIQHLNETMELVVEGLEEALDDGPLAAEPVSGALVRLHDAKLHEDTIHRGPAQVIPAVREAVHRSLIDGEIRLLEPIQNVRIDVPSEHMGAASGEIQGRRGRVDDMYQEGDLMVIEGIAPVEEMIGFSSDIRSATEGRASWNTENAGFRVLADNLQTEKITEIRERKGMKLELPPSVDYI; this comes from the coding sequence ATGGGCCGACGAAAGAAGATCGTACAAGAATGTGAACGGCTGATGGACAAACCGGAGAACATCCGGAACATCGCCATCGCCGCTCACGTCGATCACGGCAAGACGACGCTGACGGACAACCTGCTCGCCGGTGCGGGCATGATCTCGCAGGACACCGCGGGCCAGCAGCTCGCGATGGACACGGAGGAAGACGAGCAGGAACGCGGCATCACCATCGACGCCGCGAACGTCTCGATGACCCACGAGTACGAGGGTAAGAACCACCTCATCAACCTGATCGACACGCCGGGCCACGTCGACTTCGGCGGCGACGTGACGCGGGCGATGCGCGCCGTCGACGGGGCTTTGGTGGTTGTCGACGCCGTCGAGGGCGCGATGCCCCAGACGGAGACGGTGCTCCGGCAGGCGCTCCGCGAGGGCGTCAAGCCGACGCTTTTCATCAACAAGGTCGACCGCCTCATCTCCGAGCTTCAAGAAGGTCCCCAGGAGATGCAGGAGCGACTCCTCTCGGTCATCCACGACGTGAACGAACTGATCCGCGGCATGACCGAGGAGATGGACGACATCGACGACGACTGGACCGTCGGCGTCGAGGACGGTACCGTCGGCTTCGGCTCCGCGCTCTACAAGTGGGGCGTCTCGATGCCCTCGATGCAGCGGACCGGAATGGACTTCGGCGACATCATCGAACTCGAACGCGCCGACAAGCGCCAGGAACTCCACGAGCGGACGCCGCTGTCCGACGTGGTACTCGACATGGTCTGTGAGCACTTCCCGAACCCGCTGGACGCCCAGCCCCGTCGTATCCCGCGCATCTGGCGGGGCGACGACTCCTCCGACATCGCGGAGTCGATGCGGCTGGTCGACGAGAACGGTGACCTCGTACTCATGGTCACGGACATCGGCATCGACCCCCACGCGGGCGAAATCGCCGCGGGCCGCGTCTTCTCGGGCACCATCGAGAAGGGTCAGGAGCTGTACGTCTCCGGGACGGCGGGCAAGAACCGCGTCCAGAGCGTCGGCATCTACATGGGTGGCGAGCGCGAGGAGGTGGAGCACGTCCCCGCGGGCAACATCGCCGCCGTCACGGGGCTCAAAGACGCCATCGCCGGCTCCACGGTGTCGAGCGTCGAGATGACGCCGTTCGAGTCCATCGAGCACATCAGCGAGCCGGTCATCACGAAAAGCGTCGAGGCGAGGAACATGGACGACCTGCCGAAGCTCATCGAGACGCTCCAGCAGGTCGCCAAGGAGGACCCGACGATCCAGATCGAGATCAACGAGGAGACGGGTGAACACCTCATCTCCGGGCAGGGCGAACTCCACCTCGAAGTCATCGGGCAGCGGATCGAGCGCAACCAAGGCATCCCGATCAACACCGGCGAACCCATCGTCGTCTTCCGCGAGTCGCCCCAGGAGGCGTCCGGGGAAGTCGAGGGAGTCTCGCCCAACCGCCACAACAAGTTCTACATCACGGTCGAACCCCTGAGCGACGACATCGTCGAGGAGATCCAACTGGGGAACGTCTCGATGGACATGCCCGAACTGGAGCGCCGGGAGGCGCTTCAGGAGGCCGGCATGGACAAGGACACCTCCCAGAACGTGGAGCACATCCACGGGACGAACATCCTCATCGACGACACGAAGGGGATTCAGCACCTCAACGAGACGATGGAACTGGTAGTCGAGGGGCTCGAAGAGGCCCTCGACGACGGCCCGCTCGCGGCCGAACCCGTCTCCGGTGCGCTCGTCCGCTTGCACGACGCGAAGCTCCACGAGGACACCATCCACCGCGGCCCGGCGCAGGTCATTCCCGCCGTCCGCGAGGCGGTCCACCGCTCGCTGATCGACGGCGAGATTCGCCTCCTCGAACCCATCCAGAACGTTCGGATCGACGTGCCGTCCGAACACATGGGGGCGGCCTCCGGCGAGATTCAGGGCCGACGTGGCCGCGTCGACGACATGTACCAGGAGGGTGACCTTATGGTCATCGAGGGCATCGCGCCCGTCGAGGAGATGATCGGCTTCTCCTCCGACATCCGCAGTGCCACCGAGGGCCGGGCGTCGTGGAACACCGAGAACGCGGGCTTCCGCGTGCTCGCCGACAACCTGCAGACCGAGAAGATCACCGAGATCAGGGAGCGCAAGGGGATGAAGCTCGAACTCCCGCCGTCGGTCGACTACATCTAA
- a CDS encoding 30S ribosomal protein S12 encodes MANGKYAARKLKKDRQTRRWSDSEYARRERGLRKKSDPLEGAPQARGIVLEKVGIEAKQPNSAIRKCVRVQLIKNGKQVTAFCPGDGAISFIDEHDEVTIAGIGGAKGRAMGDLSGVNYKVEKVNGVSMIELVRGNAEKPVR; translated from the coding sequence ATGGCGAACGGCAAGTACGCGGCCCGCAAACTCAAGAAGGACCGCCAGACGCGACGGTGGTCCGACTCGGAGTACGCGCGACGCGAGCGCGGTCTCCGGAAGAAATCGGACCCGCTCGAGGGCGCCCCCCAGGCCCGGGGTATCGTCCTCGAGAAGGTCGGCATCGAGGCGAAACAGCCCAACTCCGCGATCCGGAAGTGCGTCCGGGTTCAGCTCATCAAGAACGGGAAGCAGGTGACGGCCTTCTGCCCCGGCGACGGCGCCATCTCGTTCATCGACGAACACGACGAGGTCACCATCGCCGGCATCGGCGGCGCGAAGGGTCGCGCGATGGGCGACCTCTCCGGCGTGAACTACAAAGTCGAGAAGGTCAACGGCGTGTCGATGATCGAACTCGTCCGCGGTAACGCGGAGAAGCCCGTCCGATAA
- a CDS encoding NusA-like transcription termination signal-binding factor, whose translation MRVTLSDRDRRFIARFEDETGATARDCLIYDEPDRVVFLVAAGEMAQAVGPGGRNVRRAEETLGRTVELVENADTPEAFVANALSPAAVTHVTISEQGDRIAYAEVPDADRGAAIGRNGRNIETARQLARRHYELDDVQLT comes from the coding sequence ATGCGGGTCACCCTCTCGGATCGCGACCGTCGGTTCATCGCCCGGTTCGAGGACGAGACCGGTGCGACCGCCCGCGACTGCCTGATCTACGACGAACCGGACCGCGTCGTCTTCCTCGTCGCCGCCGGCGAGATGGCGCAGGCGGTCGGTCCCGGCGGACGGAACGTGCGACGCGCCGAGGAGACGCTCGGCCGGACGGTCGAACTCGTCGAGAACGCGGACACGCCGGAGGCGTTCGTCGCCAACGCGTTGTCACCGGCGGCGGTGACCCACGTCACGATCAGCGAACAGGGCGATCGGATCGCGTACGCGGAGGTTCCGGACGCCGACCGCGGCGCTGCCATCGGCCGCAACGGGCGGAACATCGAGACGGCGCGTCAGCTAGCGCGTCGCCACTACGAGTTGGACGACGTGCAGTTGACGTGA
- a CDS encoding 30S ribosomal protein S7 — protein sequence MSESDTPEPDAPAGSEDQETDALLFGVWETDDIAYVDPSTQRYINVTPIAHTMGRHASKQFQKSEISVVERLINRLMQTEENTGKKQQAMRIVRDAFEIVHEDTEENPVQVLVTAVENAAPREETVRLKYGGISVPQAVDVAPQRRVDQALKFLAEGTYRGSYKTPTSVAQALATQLTGAADYDVGTYAINQKEEAERVAAAAR from the coding sequence ATGTCCGAGAGCGACACCCCCGAGCCGGACGCCCCGGCCGGAAGCGAGGACCAGGAGACGGACGCGCTGTTGTTCGGCGTCTGGGAGACGGACGACATCGCGTACGTCGACCCCAGCACGCAGCGCTACATCAACGTGACCCCCATTGCGCACACGATGGGTCGCCACGCCTCCAAGCAGTTCCAGAAGAGCGAGATTTCGGTCGTCGAGCGGTTGATCAATCGCCTGATGCAGACCGAGGAGAACACGGGGAAAAAGCAGCAGGCGATGCGCATCGTCCGCGACGCCTTCGAAATCGTTCACGAGGACACGGAGGAGAACCCGGTGCAGGTGCTCGTTACGGCCGTCGAGAACGCCGCGCCGCGCGAGGAGACGGTTCGCCTGAAGTACGGTGGCATCTCCGTCCCACAGGCCGTCGACGTGGCCCCCCAGCGCCGGGTCGACCAGGCGCTGAAGTTCCTCGCGGAGGGCACCTACCGCGGCTCCTACAAGACGCCGACGAGCGTCGCGCAGGCGCTTGCCACGCAGTTGACGGGCGCCGCCGACTACGACGTCGGCACCTACGCCATCAACCAGAAAGAGGAAGCCGAGCGGGTCGCCGCCGCCGCGCGGTAA
- a CDS encoding amino acid-binding protein, with product MSDEAVSTPDADADADTDVTDPETDGGERPQTHTIRLELVDKPGELLSALRPIAENGGNLLSIFHERGNLTPRGHIPVEVDVECPPDRFETIVQALRDEGVNVIQAGAERYGEELTLLLVGDIVDTDLSDTLRRIESSTDATLADLSLSAPDGRGSASSARLRLATRTGRTDQVFDHVRAIADEKELNVIEPLVEVAE from the coding sequence ATGAGCGACGAGGCCGTTTCCACCCCCGACGCCGACGCCGACGCCGACACGGACGTGACCGATCCCGAAACCGACGGCGGCGAGCGTCCACAGACGCACACGATCCGGCTGGAACTCGTCGACAAGCCGGGCGAACTACTGTCTGCGCTTCGCCCCATCGCAGAGAACGGCGGCAACCTGCTCTCGATCTTCCACGAACGCGGCAACCTCACCCCGCGGGGGCACATCCCCGTCGAGGTGGACGTGGAGTGTCCACCGGACCGCTTCGAGACGATCGTCCAAGCGCTCCGCGACGAGGGTGTCAACGTCATTCAGGCGGGCGCGGAGCGTTACGGGGAGGAGTTGACCCTCCTGCTCGTCGGTGACATCGTCGACACCGACCTCTCCGATACGCTGCGACGGATCGAATCGAGCACGGACGCCACGCTCGCCGACCTGTCGCTCTCGGCGCCCGACGGCCGTGGGAGCGCGTCGAGCGCGCGCCTCCGCCTCGCGACCCGGACCGGCCGGACGGACCAGGTGTTCGACCACGTGCGGGCGATCGCGGACGAGAAGGAACTGAACGTGATCGAGCCACTCGTGGAGGTGGCGGAATGA